A genomic region of Cryptococcus gattii WM276 chromosome F, complete sequence contains the following coding sequences:
- a CDS encoding Nucleolar complex protein 4 (U3 small nucleolar RNA-associated protein 19), putative (Similar to TIGR gene model, INSD accession AAW44131.1): MVKSQKRAEEASKQKPNVASQDPSAQIQKLEVSLSTDDFNPNPLLPLISFARHNDPEVVHKAVWALHRVFIRYIAGGKVAGLSGDLVTPAKKPEIEGDVDVKGWVRERLLEYVEVLGGLIRDAEPALRSSSIPLLFSLLAPLSASASSTRIIHIPYFRLLLHYFIFPRQSLRGAKPKQKGPGWKIVAANQCEDEAGVLPDDVAGIVSGEFWAAYDDIRWAFFKEAAQLAQTSLITPHSDNLLTLTLPLTNLPKVPADINTFYLPFFSSPPPDSNSTATAKKSRSVRAKKGKAKAEVDALPEWMKAYESSDSESDSEVQSGKRKRTRTSQLSIHASIYSILSQTSVYTSLWESILSSVPLDEVWTRRILAGLHGEQGILAHFKKERRLRIADWLGSLVDAGGAMAMLAMNGLFVLMTEYNFEYPNFYARLYSLLTPVLLHTKYRARFFRLLTIFLSSSLMPSTLIASFIKRLSLLCLTAPPQGIVMVLPFIYNLFKKHPGCMVLLQRKSSEDPLLAVSSFTPTTTTVNPKDVDPFDPEEKDPLKTKALESSLWEIAALQHHYLSSVSTLAKVFGEPFTKAEYNMEDFLDHSYNTLFETEANRRIKNAPALSIDIEAAGGKDIVAFPPAMKNEGVEENGDLVTQLWAF; the protein is encoded by the exons ATGGTCAAATCGCAAAAACGAGCTGAAGAGGCTTCTAAGCAGAAGCCAAATGTAGCTTCTCAGGATCCGAGTGCACAGATTCAGAAACTTGAAGTATCTCTCAGCACCGACGACTTCAACCCGAATCCACTATTACCCCTTATCTCATTCGCGCGCCACAACGATCCAGAAGTCGTTCACAAAGCCGTATGGGCTCTTCACAGAGTATTCATTAGATACATTGCGGGTGGAAAAGTAGCTGGATTGAGCGGTGATCTTGTCACTCCTGCCAAAAAACCAGAGATCGAAGGAGATGTCGATGTGAAGGGGTGGGTTCGAGAGAGATTATTGGAATATGTTGAAGTTTTGGGTGGACTTATACGAGATGCTGAACCAGCATTAAGA TCTTCATCCATCCCgcttctcttctccctcctcgCTCCTCTCTCCGCCTCAGCTTCATCCACTCGGATCATCCACATCCCTTACTTCCGTCTTCTACTCCACTATTTCATTTTCCCTCGCCAGTCTTTACGTGGCGCAAAGCCCAAACAAAAGGGTCCTGGATGGAAGATTGTTGCTGCAAATCAATGTGAGGATGAGGCAGGTGTATTGCCGGACGATGTGGCCGGGATCGTCAGTGGAGAATTTTGGGCGGCGTACGATGATATCAGATGGGCATTCTTCAAAGAGGCAGC TCAATTGGCTCAAACATCACTCATCACTCCGCACTCTGATAACCTTCTCACCCTGACTCTTCCTCTCACAAACCTTCCCAAAGTTCCTGCCGACATTAACACTTTCTacctccccttcttctcctctcctcccccCGACTCTAATTCTACGGCCACCGCGAAGAAGAGTCGATCGGTACGAGCTAAGAAGGGGAAGGCAAAAGCCGAAGTCGACGCTTTACCCGAATGGATGAAAGCGTACGAATCCTCGGACTCTGAATCCGACTCAGAGGTCCAATCTGGCAAACGCAAGCGCACACGTACATCCCAACTCTCCATCCACGCTTCCATCTACTCGATTCTCTCCCAGACATCCGTGTACACGTCTTTGTGGGAATCCATACTCTCTTCAGTCCCTCTTGACGAAGTGTGGACGAGAAGGATTCTTGCGGGTCTCCATGGAGAGCAGGGTATATTGGCGCATTTcaaaaaggagagaagattgagaATTGCCGACTGGCTGGGTAGTTTGGTTGATGCTGGTGGCGCGATGGCGATGTTGGCGATGAACGGGTTGTTCGTCTTAATGACAGAGTATAACTT CGAGTACCCTAACTTTTACGCTCGACTGTACTCCCTCCTCACTCCCGTTCTCCTGCACACCAAGTATCGTGCACGTTTCTTCCGTCTGCTCACCATTTTCCTCTCCTCATCCCTCATGCCTAGCACCCTCATTGCGTCATTCATCAAACgtctctctctcctctgTCTCACTGCCCCACCACAAGGTATTGTCATGGTCCTTCCCTTCATATACAACCTCTTCAAGAAACACCCTGGGTGCATGGTCTTGCTCCAGCGTAAATCTTCTGAAGATCCTCTGCTTGCGGTATCCTCGTTCACCCCTACGACCACGACAGTGAATCCTAAGGATGTCGACCCCTTCGATCCGGAGGAGAAGGATCCGCTCAAGACGAAAGCGCTTGAGTCGAGTCTGTGGGAGATCGCGGCGTTGCAGCACCATTACCTGTCTTCAGTCAGCACCCTTGCCAAGGTGTTTGGCGAGCCTTTCACAAAGGCCGAATATAACATGGAAGATTTCTTGGATCACTCTTATAATACT CTTTTTGAGACAGAAGCCAATAGGCGAATCAAGAATGCCCCTGCGCTTAGCATCGACATTGAGGCTGCTGGTGGAAAGGATATTGTTGCATTCCCCCCTGCTATGAAGAATGAAGGGGTTGAGGAGAATGGGGATCTGGTGACTCAGCTTTGGGCATTTTAG
- a CDS encoding Endoplasmic reticulum protein, putative (Similar to TIGR gene model, INSD accession AAW44127.1) — MRTSSRLRGIRFPLLFLSAFCLLIACLPTALGLQQELAGIVDWHKPLIGEPLLEPTPPLFVEGKETDGGRVVQLTKKNLLAVLNAENGEILWRQALEDNDPVVSFHVQDDTILLLSGPSASSARLFSLTTGHLLWHAPLLPLSQSHLITPVHLGTDAAYVPAQASEPASWLVLSDGKRITRLGSDKGDILWSMESPAAGSNMVFKQIMPSGNSVHILALHYSFAVQSLLTSTIALDKPIPRADFGQVPSVVQIPEQAMIASAHESGAVRIVWIDHGRIRSLHLNEDGSLGEVKEILPGKGRLYGSIIDVGLRHKGYILGKREDGAVEILDVRDGKKVEEFELSKDSPERSNSVYSAAVTKKGVLVNRIYWSYHMGVGVVQSISIPASATSEVITSGFTFAFDDLAHGVILHAAVSPSVNEKHLPSLILTTSSKAIQRMQFSGAQWTREESLADVTAVKFVDLGEPEVEEVREVLDEEGFGARLVRHLGELKDLPAYLVRFIKRFTSASYTSALRITPLNQTNLHRDQFGFQKLVVLSTANGKLFAIDSSNGATVWIRNLGLMTENGSEVKVDGMWIVRQNEGGVLLAVLATKTVGKRVRTVSYHVDAYTGGVSGDVNARTGLPEGTTLFEGTSREAFLTPFENCGSKSKVLGVVDDKERLHLWPRCKKVTKAMEEEADKLFFTTTTKSIEGTAIQGFTPSAAPVDEGSYIYTSNLIWSHPLREDEMILESQPITLDPIASFGRVLGDKSTLYKYLNPHLLIVSTFTPSTKGLNPVTQEEVGIGRVYVLDTISGETIYATEIDGVVKRGMIHVAMVENWLVYTWLAEGGYRIGSVEIYEDTEKKGVTPAVSSFVSKQVKTFAQTFIIPSEIKALGFTTSKAGITTKELIFVNNRNQITSIPRRLLDPRRPMGKPTSRDKEEMLIPYDNMIPIDTRKIISHEYQVQGTTSLLSSPALVESTSLLLAYGQDLFLTRGLTPSGTFDILSDNFNKIQLLLTLGGLSAGIFVARPAVKRKWLRMKWY, encoded by the exons ATGAGGACGTCATCCCGGTTAAGAGGCATACgcttccctcttcttttcctttcgGCCTTCTGCCTTCTCATCGCCTGCCTTCCGACAGCTCTCGGACTGCAACAAGAGCTCGCAGGTATCGTCGACTGGCACAAACCTCTGATCGGTGAACCGCTTTTAGAACCTACACCACCTTTGTTTGTGGAGGGTAAAGAAACTGATGGAGGGAGAGTTGTACAGTTGACTAAGAAAAACCTGTTGGCTGTTTTGAATGCTGAGAATGGTGAAATCT TATGGAGACAAGCGCTAGAGGATAATGACCCTGTCGTATCTTTCCATGTGCAGGATGACA CTATCCTCTTGCTCTCTGGTCCCAGCGCATCATCAGCCCGGCTCTTCTCTCTTACTACCGGCCATCTTCTCTGGCACGctcctctcctcccacTCTCACAATCTCACCTGATTACCCCAGTCCACCTCGGCACTGATGCAGCATATGTTCCTGCTCAAGCTTCCGAGCCCGCCAGCTGGCTCGTTTTGAGCGACGGCAAGCGAATTACCAGATTGGGCAGCGACAAAGGGGATATTTTATGGAGTATGGAATCTCCCGCTGCAGGATCAAACATGGTATTCAAGCAAATTATGCCATCGGGCAATTCGGTTCACATTCTCGCATTACACTACTCTTTCGCTGTGCAGAGTCTGCTCACTTCTACCATCGCTCTCGATAAACCCATCCCTCGAGCAGACTTTGGCCAAGTTCCCTCGGTTGTGCAAATCCCAGAACAGGCCATGATCGCTTCTGCCCATGAATCAGGTGCTGTCCGTATTGTATGGATAGATCACGGTCGGATTCGTAGTTTGCATCTCAATGAAGACGGTAGCCTCGGTGAGGTCAAGGAGATCCTGCCCGGGAAGGGTCGTCTTTACGGAAGCATCATCGATGTTGGGCTTCGCCACAAGGGTTACATCCTCGGTAAGAGAGAAGACGGAGCGGTGGAAATTTTGGATGTGCGAGATGGTAAGAAGGTGGAAGAGTTTGAGCTGTCTAAGGATTCGCCAGAGAGATCAAACTCAGTTTATTCAGCTGCGGTGACGAAAAAAGGTGTTCTTGTCAATAGGATCTATTGGTCCTACCATATGGGT GTGGGTGTCGTCCAATCCATAAGCATTCCTGCATCAGCCACTTCTGAAGTGATCACTTCCGGTTTCACCTTTGCATTCGATGATCTCGCTCATGGTGTCATCCTTCAC GCCGCTGTATCCCCCTCTGTCAACGAAAAacatcttccttctctcatcctcaccaCCTCATCTAAAGCTATTCAACGAATGCAGTTCAGTGGTGCTCAGTGGACGCGCGAAGAATCTTTGGCGGATGTGACGGCTGTAAAGTTTGTAGATCTAGGTGAGCcggaagtggaagaggttAGAGAAGTTCTCGATGAGGAAGGATTCGGGGCTCGTTTGGTGAGACATTTGGGTGAATTGAAA GATCTCCCTGCCTATCTAGTCCGCTTTATCAAACGATTCACTTCAGCTTCTTATACCTCTGCTCTTCGAATCACCCCTCTCAACCAGACTAACCTCCATCGCGACCAATTTGGCTTTCAAAAACTCGTCGTCCTTTCTACCGCCAACGGTAAACTGTTCGCTATCGACTCTTCCAATGGCGCAACCGTCTGGATTAGGAATTTAGGGTTGATGACGGAAAACGGTTCAGAAGTGAAAGTGGATGGGATGTGGATTGTGAGACAAAATGAAGGAGGCGTTTTATTGGCAGTACTGGCCACCAAGACGGTGGGCAAGAGGGTGAGGACGGTGTCTTACCATGTGGATGCCTACACGGGCGGGGTTTCAGGTGATGTCAATGCCCGTACTGGTCTTCCCGAAGGGACTACTCTTTTTGAAGGCACATCAAGGGAAGCCTTCCTTACTCCCTTTGAGAATTGCGGCAGCAAATCAAAGGTTTTGGGGGTCGTCGATGATAAGGAAAGGCTCCACCTCTGGCCTAGATGCAAAAAGGTAACCAAGGCcatggaggaagaagcagatAAGCTATTTTTCACTACCACCACCAAATCTATTGAGGGGACTGCCATTCAAGGCTTCACACCCTCTGCGGCCCCCGTCGACGAAGGTAGCTACATCTACACTTCAAACTTGATTTGGTCCCATCCCTTGAGGGAGGATGAAATGATCCTCGAATCCCAGCCAATCACCTTGGACCCTATCGCCAGTTTCGGCCGTGTGCTCGGCGACAAGTCTACTTTGTATAAGTACCTTAACCCACACCTCCTTATCGTCAGCACGTTCACCCCTTCCACCAAAGGTCTTAACCCTGTGACTCAAGAGGAAGTTGGGATAGGCAGGGTTTACGTGCTGGACACGATATCTGGTGAGACAATCTATGCCACTGAGATTGACGGAGTGGTGAAGAGAGGTATGATCCATGTTGCAATGGTGGAAAATTGGCTGGTGTACACCTGGCTTGCGGAGGGAGGGTACAGGATTGGATCAGTAGAGATTTACGAAGATAccgagaagaagggtgTGAC TCCTGCGGTGTCCAGCTTTGTGTCCAAGCAGGTAAAGACTTTTGCTCAGACCTTCATCATCCCTTCGGAAATCAAGGCTTTGGGGTTCACCACTTCCAAAGCTGGTATCACTACTAAAGAACTCATCT TTGTGAACAACCGTAATCAAATCACCTCCATCCCCCGCCGTCTCCTTGACCCTCGTCGACCGATGGGCAAACCTACATCGAGAGATAAGGAGGAAATGTTGATTCCATATGATAATATGATTCCCATTGATACCAGAAAAATTATATCCCACGAATATCAG GTCCAAGGAACGacttcccttctttcttccccCGCTCTCGTTGAATcgacctctctcctcttAGCGTATGGTCAAGATCTATTCCTCACTCGAGGTCTCACCCCCTCAGGCACCTTTGACATCCTCTCAGATAACTTTAACAAGATCCAATTACTGCTGACGCTGGGAGGCCTCAGTGCGGGTATTTTTGTAGCTAGGCCAGCTGTGAAGAGAAAGTGGTTAAGAATGAAGTGGTACTAG
- a CDS encoding Polynucleotide 5'-phosphatase, putative (Similar to TIGR gene model, INSD accession AAW44125.1) translates to MPTYIPIHDRPPHYANFPSPPSTSGQPRSLRYSSPDIDPDTPLPKMSSAHESDPVEQVNASQPGNSVSRQGVGSQGAGQEEGHSRKRARTSPSHSGGNGSYIPRERTEESLHSHHNGHSDAPSGPHDNGQVYRPRHGPVPLTGSIFNLSPRNPFTSVVGDFIMNAAMGHSNVEIELKLGTFMTPSMPGQQPRRINMPTLSEMIIPHDYPNGPFVSTINHLHHRTLNELLNRAVESQSTLPTGRLYFSRSKLVDSFYDYSEHGHGKVRVSRDMDSGQVVQAVEKRRIADMNVYCPGMAYDFRISVNTETPCEVPTGEAKSVRYKDRACYRHQVCRVDLTSVFSSNPRNAAVPPSRSFELEIEVLDVPALLAEGAAQSERFDEILQNLLDSARMLVKNI, encoded by the exons ATGCCCACATACATCCCTATTCACGACCGTCCTCCTCACTACGCCAATTTTCCATCCCCGCCTTCCACCAGCGGACAGCCCAGATCACTACGTTACTCCAGTCCAGATATCGATCCTGACACTCCGCTCCCAAAGATGTCTTCTGCTCATGAATCAGATCCTGTGGAACAAGTCAATGCTTCCCAACCAGGAAATTCCGTCTCTAGGCAAGGAGTAGGGAGCCAAGGAGCCgggcaagaagaagggcatAGTCGAAAGAGGGCCAGGACGTCTCCATCACACTCAGGTGGAAACGGTAGCTACATTCCGAGAGAACGGACAGAGGAGAGTCTTCACTCGCATCACAACGGCCATTCTGATGCACCGTCAGGACCACATGATAATGGACAGGTCTATCGACCGAGACATGGTCCAGTTCCCTTGACTGGCTCTATCTTTAACCTTTCGCCGAGGAATCCTTTTACGTCTGTCGTCGGTGACTTTATCATGAATGCTGCTATGGGCCATAGCAATGTCGAA ATTGAGCTCAAGTTAGGAACATTCATGACCCCGTCAATGCCCGGCCAACAACCACGGCGGATTAACATGCCCACACTCAGTGAGATGA TCATACCACACGATTATCCGAATGGACCATTTGTCTCCACCATTAATCATTTGCACCATCGTACGCTCAACGAACTGCTAAATCGCGCCGTCGAATCTCAAAGTACCCTCCCCACCGGACGCCTTTACTTTTCCCGCTCGAAGCTCGTCGACTCGTTCTACGACTACAGCGAGCACGGGCACGGTAAAGTGAGGGTCTCGAGGGATATGGATAGTGGACAAGTCGTACAGGctgtggagaagaggagaatTGCGGATATGAATGTGTACTGTCCGGGTATGGCGTACGATTTTAGGATCAGTGTGAATACCGAAACGCCTT GTGAAGTACCAACGGGAGAGGCTAAATCTGTGCGATACAAGGATAGAGCGTGTTATAGACATCAAGTTTGTCGAGTTGATCTCACTAGTGTGTTCTCTTCT AACCCAAGAAATGCCGCAGTTCCACCTTCGCGATCATTCGAGCTTGAAATTGAAGTTCTTGATGTCCCAGCATTACTTGCCGAGGGTGCTGCCCAAAGCGAACGGTTTGACGAGATCTTACAGAACCTCCTCGATAGTGCTCGGATGTTGGTGAAGAATATATAA